The Ziziphus jujuba cultivar Dongzao chromosome 3, ASM3175591v1 region CATCGTAGTTGAAGCTGCTTGTTTACAAAGAACAGAAATGAACCAGGCAGTAGGATTCATACTTATATGTGCAGGAACGGTTAACTTCATAATATAGATAAtactaatgataataacaataatcagTAAACTGTTATTTAATGACTTGACTGAAACTCAAGGGTGGCTAAGAATGagctaatatttttaaatatataaaaataggtgAAGGTTACAGCAAAATGcactatataaaaatttacacaAATTATGTATAGTTTCTACATATgctctatatatagatatattatgtaATATTGTATCATAATTACAAATGGATTAACTGTATATTCGTATGATATACATGGCATGGTTTGTAATCCAAGTAACATAGTTACAGATTCTAACTAACACTCCTGTTTCGAACCCCACAAATGTAACCTAGTTACAGATCTTCTTTCTACATGCAAACCGGCCATCATCTCTTTCTTTTAACTCCTTCCGAGTTCGATCCAAATAGGGCATCATTTTCATACAAGTCCTGGTTCCACTGATCCACCAAACTGTTCTCCTGGTCAGCTTTTGGTTGCACAGGTGACGAGGTGCTTTCATCTGGTAACCCATCGTCTGTCCTTTGTCTCTTTCCGGGAAATGAGGGCCCAGCAGAGGTGTCAGCAGGTGTTTCCGACTCAGAAGGCTCCTGCTTGTTATCCTCAGCTGATGGTATCGACTCGGAGGCCTTGATTACACCACCCAGTTTCTGTTGCTCTTCAATGATCTTCTGCAAGTACTTACCCTGCGCTTCAATACGCATTTGTAGCTGTCTTTGAACCTAAAAATGCATATTTGACATCACTAGAAATTCTCACATGGCTAACACATGCAAGAACAAGCCCATCAAGAGTGCTTATTAAGTGGTAGAAGGCTGCATGTAATTATTAAGTTACTAACAGTAGCAGAATCCTGGAATGCTCAACATGAACAAGCAACATGTCACAATAACAAGTCATAATAATTTAAAGctattcttctttatttatttattttcatactaCACTCCAATAAGAAGACTGATACCAATCAACAAAGAAAGTCCTAACAATATTTTAAGAAGTTAAAGATGCATTAGCATCCTTTGACTTTTAGGCAGGAGAGTTGGCAAAATAAGTCACATAACTGCATCAGGTTGAGCTTTCATTAGTTGTTCAATTCGATATTTTTCActtattacatattattttctatatggaATTCTTTTGAAAAGCCTGAATTAGCATCCTTCGACTTTTAGGCAGGAGGGTTGGCAAAATAAGTCTCAAAATTGTATCAGGTTGTGCTTTCATTAGATgttcaatttgatatttttttcacttattatatgtattttttacatGGAATTGTTTTTGATATGCCTGAATTAGCATCCTTAAGACTTTTTTTAGGCAGGAGAGTTGGCAAAATAAGTCACATAATTGTAGCAGGTTGTGATTTCATTAGTTgttcaatttgatatttttcaattattatatgtTGTTTTTTACAAGGAATTCTTTTGAAATGCCTGAATAGTTTCTAATCCTTCATCTCTGTCTACTCCCTAGAATAAATTTGCATTTGCATTTCTAATAACTTCatccttaaaaaatataaagtaattACTGGTAAAAAAACATCCATCTTTCAGCAATTAAAGGCAAAATGAAAGGAACAATCAAACCTCAAGCTGTTCATGGAGACGCTTCTGAACCTCCATCTGCATCTTCAACGCTTCATTTATTTGCACCCCCCTAAAGAATATAAAGTTTTGTTAAAATGCTAGAGGCATAGCTGTAAGCAAACTCAATGAGAATCAAAAGATTACAAGTCATAAGAAGATGCACTAGAGCTAAACTGGACATATATCACTGTAGCAGAAGAGACTGAAACTACTCACGTAGAGGAATCAGAGCCAGAAAGGCTGTCTCCAGAACCTTTCTTCTCATCCTTAGAGCCTACAAGTTCAAATGACTTTTCAAGTTGAAATccataaataaactgcaattcTGAAATTAAATACATTGAAGAGACAAAGGGAACCACCTTTACCATCGGCAGGGGATTCTGGCAGGTACTTTGCAAGGCGATACTTCTATTATAGAATGACAAAGAGATGTCAGAATTGATTCCaaatttgaaagcatattaATACTGAAATTTTTGTCTtgcacataaaaaaatatggcACAATGACTGCACCTGTAAATGGCTTTTCACATGATAAATGGTTAATCCAGGCACACCCATAACCCTAAGAACACCTTTTGGTGTGGCTCCTGAAGCAAATTGGAAAGAATAAGAGAAATGAAACATTGTATAACAATAatgcttatttaattttcttaacctATGACAAACTTCCACTATattaacttataaaaattgaacccaaaatTATTGCACAAGAATAATAATGTGTCATACACAGCTATAGCTTAATTTGCTAGAATTTCACAGATAAAAAGAAACAGCTATCTCAGCACCCAGCTAGAACCTTGAAGAAGATTGCAAATGGGAAGACAAGGGTTTCATATAACAGATGTTGATTCACATGCCACACTTGTGTAATGATGGATAACCAAGACTACTACTTTAGATTAAAGGGTTTCAAATACAGCAATAagtactaaaaataaataaataaataaaataaagtaatgcAGTGCACACTCATCAATGTAAGCCAAGCATGTATACTGACATAAGGAGGAGAATGGCAAAAGAATCTCATGTATAATTCTTCGTTCACTCTCCTTCATGGGATAAGGGTTCGAAGTTTGTTTTCGTGATGCTTGAAAATGttctacaaaaaatattttgaacacTTGGCATTACCTATGGGCCAATTAAGACAGGCATGGCTCAGGAAACTAAAGACAATAGTTCATATGAAATGAGATGGACCATGCTACTAAACTATAAGTATActcatatgtataaaaaaataagtataatataCAAATATCATGGGCTACCTTATAATTGATATCGACTGTTGACATTTCTAAATTTtcatgtattaaaaaataagtataatataaaaatatttcccaatttcaaaagttttctcattcaatcttattttatattttgtaaaatctATTCTCTTTGTGAGGCTTAATAATCCCTCACCAGGCAACTCATAGCAGAGCTTAGTCGTATAGATATAGAGACAACTGATTAACCGTTCCCAACATTCTCTGCATTGGAAAGGAGCCTAACTGAAACTACAATTACCTACCCTGCCCCCATACAAATCCACGCAACATCTACGAATGAGCCCAACCTTCATACCAGCACATAGAAAAATGACCAAGTGAATGATAAATGAAGCAGACTATtggaaaaacaataacaaataacagTGGCAGCATTTTCCTAATCATCTCATAGATCAATCAATAGATCCTAAGGAAAGGAAGTTTTACTTAGATTAATCCATACagtaaaaattagaaattatcaATTTGCAGCTTTCATATAACAGATGTTGATTCACATGCCACACTTGTGTAATGATGGATAACCAATACTACTATTTTAGATCAAAGGGTTTCAAATACAGCAATAAGtactaaaagaaataaaataaaataaagtaatgcACACTCATCAATGTAAGCCAAGCATGTATATTATTGACATAAGGAGGAGAACAGCAAAAGAATCTCAGGTATAATTCTTCGTTCACTCTCCTTCATGGGATAAGGGTGTTTTCGTGATGCTTGAAAATGttctacaaaaaatattttgaacacGTAGCATTACCTATGGGTCATTTAAGACAGGAATGGCTCAGGAAACTAAAGACAACAGTTCATATGAACCGAGATGGGCCAAAGCTACTAAAAATATAAGtatattatacatatgtataaaaaatataagtataatatacaaataacatGGGCTACCTTATAATTTGAAATTGACTGTTGACATTTCTAAATTTtcatgtattaaaaaataagtataatataaaaatgtttcccaatttcaaaagttttctcattcaatcttattttatattttgtagaaTCTCTTCTCTTTCTGAGGCATAACAACCCCTCATCAGGCGACTCATTTACGAATCAATGATATCTGCCCTCTTTCATGATgctttataatttaatatgttaACCCAAATAAGAATAGGggcattttattttctctttttgatgAATTCCACTTATTAATTCCTAATTATTAGGTATAATTTACTCATAAATCACACTAATAGGGATTACATAGTTTTGAAAGAACATCTgtgcattaaaatattttgaaagaaatctgtgcattaaaacatgaaaatattttcaacgAGGCTAGGAAAGGGGAGGTAaaggagagggggggggggggggggggggggagagagaagGTCAAGTAGTGATTAAGGAAACTAGCATGCACTTCCTTGCTATAGACAATAACCACCTTAGGGGACAagatagcaaaaaaataaaatccaaaacgGTAGGCCGTGAATTTCATACATGGTATGCAACATGACTTTGTCTTGAAGAACATAAAAAGTGTCTTCAGTAATACATTTCACAGCATCACCAAACCCAGCTTGAAAAACTTGTAGACTATAATGCAACCTCACCCGACccaaaaaacatgaaaaagctCCAATAGTTctaattttcttcaatttaccATGGTGAAAGAAGGATTAAATAAGTAATAACTTTTTATGACATCACTATGAAGAAAATACCCACTATCTGGTCCACCAAGTTGTGTAATGGCATCCACAAAGCGATCATGAAGATCTGAAGTCCACCGCAATCTTTGCTTCCCACTTCCTCCAGGAGGTGTTGAATTTTTCACTGGAGAACCAGTCAAAACTCCAGCATTTGCAATCTGTTCTGCACTTTGAGCCTTATGTGGCACTAGACTTgcagttgaaattttttttgcatGATACATTTTGAAAAAGACTGCACAGGTAGAACACTAAGAAGGATAAGCTTCTCAACAGTAGCATCGAAGAATAGATACAATGCATCAATCAAAAGAAATCATGAATTCAAAAGAGTTCCATTCAACAAATAAGTAACAAATCCCTCAACAATTTAGAtggataataaaaagaaataacatgCAACACTTCAAAATCTCCCCTTCCAGGTTCCTTACAAGTACGAAATTCCATTTCGTCACTGCTTGCTAAAATATATAGCAACTAGTATTCTTAAGTTTTGATATCCTCACTATAACAATTCAAGTATCGTAACATTCTAATACATTTAAAGGGATGCCGTGCATTTTGAACTAGTGTATCTAATTTGCCAGCTGCTGAACTTCAGAGGTTCAATGCTTCCGCTTCCGACTGTATACCAACTTAGATTCATACAAAAGTAACATTTCTAGTTTCTGCATGGTCATTCTCTTTTACAGCTATAAATCACAGGCTATTAGAAGGGAGATATCTCATACCAACATGGAAGAAGATCCAAAGAAACACTACTTGGTTGGGTAAGGGGCAAGAGAGATAGAGTCTCAAGTCACTAACAAATTGACAAAAGCTAGCACATATGTGGTCCATGAAATTATTAATTCCTACATTTATTACAACGGTTAAGCAATAAATCCTATTGtacaaatcaattttctttcctCTGAATGCAAAAATGACAAATCATTACCTATCCCCTGGTCTCGAGAGCCTTAGGTGTCCATAAGCTCGTAGTGTTAAAAGAGAAATGATAACCCAATAGAAGCATACTCCTTTAGACAGACACAAACACCAACACAAACACACATACccacagaaaaataataataataataataataataaattaataataaatgaggAAAAAGACAAACATTTCAAATTTTCTACAAAGcccaataaaattacataatgaACAGAGGCCTTCGTTACCTCAAATTAGACAGTTCCACAAAtaattttgggaaaaaaagagagaaaaatcaaGGGACCTAAATACTTCCCATCATTACATAATTTTGTTGactcaataaaaaattaaaacagtaAGTTACCAACATCAATTTCCCCGAGTGGGTCATCAAATTCCATGAGAATTACAAAAATTTCCAAAACggttaacaaaaaaaacaaatacaaaaaaattttcctttttttttttttttttttacttgcagagagagagagagagagagagagagaggttcaCCTGAAAAACTTTATAGAACACCAACAAACTAATAGAAGAGAAAGATCAGATTGTGAGAGAAGACCCTTCTGAAACTCATTCCTCGAATTCAAAGCCAGCAAGAACCCATTTGTTTGGCATCAATTCTGGGTCTGGAATTTggcaaaaaggaagaaaaacgaGAAACTTTGCCCACTGGGTAAGGACGCGTTTGGACGTTGACAAATAAGAAAACGAAGCCTTTATTAAGCTTTTAACTTCCAGAGGAAATGGAAAAAAGAGTAGGTATTGGAATTTTCTTACTTGGCCTGCCAATCAGAGAGATTTTTGAGGATCAAAAGGGCACATGGatttcagaaaaaagaaaaaaaaaaaaaagaaaaaaaaagtttttattttttggatttttttgggattttattagagagagagagagagagagagagagctggattgtggggaagagagagaagagaaaatgTAGAGGGTATGTATGCAACAGTAACAGATAGCGTTTTTGTGCGTGTAGAGGGACGGCTGTGTGTGTATTAAAAACGACGTCGTTTGGAAAGGTGGGTCCCATTATCCGATGCTCTTCTCTCAGTACGGATTCAAAACTCACTGGGGTTGGACTGGGCTGGTCTACAACATTTGGTCTTAGGTTCGGGTGCGGTTTGGGTTTTTTTATTGATGTGGGCCCCGGTGTGTGAGACCCACCATCACTACTTTGTGAATCCAAGATTCTTGACCGATTGATTGGGGTTGGGCTTGGAGGGGACCACGGGTTTTACTTTAATGCCAATTGCCTAACAACTAACTTTTATAATATTCTCAAagcttacaaaataaatatatcaaataataataataataataattgttataataataaattgttaaTATTCAACGTCCAAAAATTATAAGCGGATCTCAAATTAACATTTACTTATGTAAACTACTagtggataaaaaaaatataaattatattttattgatttttataacaaaaaaatttagctttttaaataagttaataacaTCCCTCTTTGACATGATATTTCGAACGACAatttaatagtaaaaattattattttttcaaataataattcaaattctaatcttctaatattttttttgataaattaaaagataaaatttcatcCTTAAACCTTAAATTAGTTGTTGAGCATTAAATTAGGGTTTGCGAGTTGGTATCAATGGTCATTCCTACTTGGGCTGCTCAAAttgactttgattttttttttttttttggtttaaattgtatttaatcattttggatttttaaagTCCAAAAGCAATTTTCTTTTGGGTCAGTTGCTGGACCAGTTTTGTACCTCCAAGAAGAACTTTCATCATCAGGTAGTATTTGGACCAAGGCCGTACAAAGTCCAATTGTATATATTGGGCCGGAGTTTCGGGGCGGATTATGAACCCGAGTTTTTATGCGGTGAGAGATACCCCTAGAATGAGGTGAAAATTACGAAGGAGGATAGGCCAAGTGTAAAGCAATAGCGAAGGCAATGGGATTGCAATGCAAGGCATATATACAACTGTATTTCCAGTGTTGTGCGTTCCTCTCTGCACTGCACTGCACGATTTGATCTTTCTACGAACTTCAACGTTTTTCCTAACcaaattacaattacattacaAACTAAACCTCCGCCACCATTataaaaaaaacccacaaaatcAAAATAGCCATACACgccaaatatattatatatatcagcctctacatacatatatatatacatatatatatatatatactcgaaTATATATAACATTCATAGCACCGCTTGCTGGCCTGGCTTTGTCTGTTTCTGATTCTTCATTCATTAGCTAGCAGGTAGGATATTACTTCTTTCATTGCAGATAAAAAACTTGGATTCtctgtttcatatatatatatatatatatacatgcagatAAGTAAAGGGTCGTATGCAAATATGCAGTTTTTGATTCCTAAttcttgtttattattattaatttttgtttttatgttttcaaattCATTCTTTCAACTGTACGTGTTAGAAGCACTCATAATATTGGAgggtttttttaatatatttttttattttataagaacTATATTTTTATACAGAGTTTGAAGAATATGTTCAAGCATTAATGTAGTTCGAATTGTGATTTTGTTTTGGGATTTACAGACTTGGTTTTGGAATAATGTTAGTGATATGTGTTATGCTGTTTTGGCGATTATTTCTCGTAATTATTCTTTTTAGACGATTATTTCTCTTAATAATTGAAGCTATTTATATACTAAAAATCATTGATTATTCTAttctgttgattttttttttcttgtgaatATGTATTTGATTTGATGGGTTTTAGTTGTTTTTGTctagattttattattaatttacttcTAGTTGAAAAGCGGCTTCCGCTTTTGGCCTCGTTACATGTGCTGCCACtagtcattttttttctttgtttattctGTTTCGAACAAGAAATAACAACCAATTCTGAACATGGAAAGTATGAataaaaaagggaaactttACAATGGGGATCATGGGAAAGTGTGATTTGCTATTCTTTTATTTGTGcatttaatttcttgtttccTTCTGAATAGGGATATGCTGAGAAATTGGAGATTGTTTTCTTTCTAGTTTTTCCTTGTCCATCTTTATATTTCTCttgtcctctttctctctctatcacACATATTGACtggcatatatgtatatatagggaCAGAGATTGAAGGTGAGAATTTGTGGATGCAATGGGATACATGAAGAATTCGATGGTAATGTGCCCCATCAACGAGCACTGTTTGAATTGGGTGAGGAAGTACATGGGTTATTGTCTTTGCAGTGTAAGAGATGGAGTTTCATTGGGTTTGGGTTTTCTTAGTGTGGTCAGTTGGACTGTTGCTGAGGTACCTCAAATAATCACAAATTACAAGCAAAAATCAGCTGAGGGCCTTTCTATGCTTTTCTTAATTACTTGGCTAATCGGGTACGATTTTTGCTTCTTGACTTTTCAGGGTTTAGATacatttatcaatattattttctGTTTGGCTCTGTCATTATGTGTATAGTGATAAACGATATAAGTGAAATGGATCTTTTAGGTCGCAATAATTTCCTTACTGTTTTATTAATATCGGAAAATCTCACTGGAAATATGTCCTTTTTCCATATAAGCTGGTATATTTTATTCTCTATGCACCTTTTTCCTTTTGGCAGAGATCTTTTCAACCTTTTTGGCTGCATGCTGGAGCCAGCCACGGTTagtaattctattatatttcaacttctaaaatgcattttcaTACTTGCTatgcccttttttctttttttcttttttctttttattttttatccttgTTTTATATCCTGAAGTTGCAATAAGTTTATGAACTCATTCAGTTCCTGAATTTGTCTCGCATGTagaatatttatgaatttgtctgcattattattattgtttggttTCTTAAGTAAATTGGAAAAATTCTGTGCCAACTTTTGTTGAGTTTTTGTAGTGTGTTATATGTCCCGGACACTGATAGGATAAAAATTTATGTTCTATTAAATTTCAGATGGTGATTTATGTTAAGATTGTACTGGGTTCTTCAAATGATTGATTGTAAGttataacaaaattttctttttgactGTCTCTGTCCTATGTTGAGTGTCAtaccttccattttttttttgtttatttatttatttatttttgttccctATATTGAGTGTTCACAGTTAATCTTTCTGTATGATAATGCAGATCTAACGATATGGAAATTTAAAACTTTCTTTCCAATTGTTAAAGGACAATCTTTGAACCTATGCTAAATAAAAGGAttctatatataaacattatCTAGAATTATTGATCTGCGAATCAATCAAATTGCCAAATCGTGTAGTTCTAATGGGAActtaaaatccaaaaatgaaaTTCTTTAGCCTCTATTGTATGAAGACAAAAACCATATAACAACTGCTTTTGACCTCTAGATTTAAACCAGGCattgtaaaagtaataaaaatggTATTTACAAAAACCTGATAAATCTAAATGGTTCCTTGTATGATATAAATACAACTGCTATGATAAATTTTGTAAGTTTGAATTAGTACTGCTATGAACACACGTAGACTTAGagcaagcatttttttttttttttcatgtttttattcCTCATTTATGAACTAATTAGGCAATctgttataaaagaaaaattattaaaatctgTCTATTCTATGTGGCTCTCTTCCTTGCTCAGTttgctacaatttttttttttctttgaaaaaatgaaCACAGGCCATTgcttctttttctcctttttcagAGGATTATTTACTGATAGTTAACTGAACCTTTCACTGTTTGCTATGCAGCTTCCAACACAATTCTATATGGCAGTGGTAAGAATAAAACTGAAGCCAAAGTTTCAGTTATgtactttattttgtttgatttgatcCTCAGCTAATAAGTTGactgttcctttttttcttggtaTGCAGCTGTATACGGTGACTACCATGATTCTTGCTGGACAAAGCGTATATTATGTCCACATATATCCCCAGCTGAAATACAGTAGACAACAACAAAAGGTT contains the following coding sequences:
- the LOC107423514 gene encoding myb family transcription factor PHL7 isoform X4; this translates as MYHAKKISTASLVPHKAQSAEQIANAGVLTGSPVKNSTPPGGSGKQRLRWTSDLHDRFVDAITQLGGPDRATPKGVLRVMGVPGLTIYHVKSHLQKYRLAKYLPESPADGSKDEKKGSGDSLSGSDSSTGVQINEALKMQMEVQKRLHEQLEVQRQLQMRIEAQGKYLQKIIEEQQKLGGVIKASESIPSAEDNKQEPSESETPADTSAGPSFPGKRQRTDDGLPDESTSSPVQPKADQENSLVDQWNQDLYENDALFGSNSEGVKRKR
- the LOC107423514 gene encoding myb family transcription factor PHL7 isoform X2; this encodes MYHAKKISTASLVPHKAQSAEQIANAGVLTGSPVKNSTPPGGSGKQRLRWTSDLHDRFVDAITQLGGPDSGYFLHSDVIKRATPKGVLRVMGVPGLTIYHVKSHLQKYRLAKYLPESPADGSKDEKKGSGDSLSGSDSSTGVQINEALKMQMEVQKRLHEQLEVQRQLQMRIEAQGKYLQKIIEEQQKLGGVIKASESIPSAEDNKQEPSESETPADTSAGPSFPGKRQRTDDGLPDESTSSPVQPKADQENSLVDQWNQDLYENDALFGSNSEGVKRKR
- the LOC107423514 gene encoding myb family transcription factor PHL7 isoform X1, producing the protein MYHAKKISTASLVPHKAQSAEQIANAGVLTGSPVKNSTPPGGSGKQRLRWTSDLHDRFVDAITQLGGPDSGYFLHSDVIKRATPKGVLRVMGVPGLTIYHVKSHLQKYRLAKYLPESPADGKGSKDEKKGSGDSLSGSDSSTGVQINEALKMQMEVQKRLHEQLEVQRQLQMRIEAQGKYLQKIIEEQQKLGGVIKASESIPSAEDNKQEPSESETPADTSAGPSFPGKRQRTDDGLPDESTSSPVQPKADQENSLVDQWNQDLYENDALFGSNSEGVKRKR
- the LOC107423514 gene encoding myb family transcription factor PHL7 isoform X6, translated to MIALWMPLHNLVDQIVGATPKGVLRVMGVPGLTIYHVKSHLQKYRLAKYLPESPADGSKDEKKGSGDSLSGSDSSTGVQINEALKMQMEVQKRLHEQLEVQRQLQMRIEAQGKYLQKIIEEQQKLGGVIKASESIPSAEDNKQEPSESETPADTSAGPSFPGKRQRTDDGLPDESTSSPVQPKADQENSLVDQWNQDLYENDALFGSNSEGVKRKR
- the LOC107423514 gene encoding myb family transcription factor PHL7 isoform X3 — protein: MYHAKKISTASLVPHKAQSAEQIANAGVLTGSPVKNSTPPGGSGKQRLRWTSDLHDRFVDAITQLGGPDRATPKGVLRVMGVPGLTIYHVKSHLQKYRLAKYLPESPADGKGSKDEKKGSGDSLSGSDSSTGVQINEALKMQMEVQKRLHEQLEVQRQLQMRIEAQGKYLQKIIEEQQKLGGVIKASESIPSAEDNKQEPSESETPADTSAGPSFPGKRQRTDDGLPDESTSSPVQPKADQENSLVDQWNQDLYENDALFGSNSEGVKRKR
- the LOC107423514 gene encoding myb family transcription factor PHL7 isoform X5 — its product is MIALWMPLHNLVDQIVGATPKGVLRVMGVPGLTIYHVKSHLQKYRLAKYLPESPADGKGSKDEKKGSGDSLSGSDSSTGVQINEALKMQMEVQKRLHEQLEVQRQLQMRIEAQGKYLQKIIEEQQKLGGVIKASESIPSAEDNKQEPSESETPADTSAGPSFPGKRQRTDDGLPDESTSSPVQPKADQENSLVDQWNQDLYENDALFGSNSEGVKRKR